The proteins below are encoded in one region of Alistipes communis:
- a CDS encoding PcfK-like family protein: MAQENKATDYFKQTIQSYLQRRAQEDELFAPRYADPKKNIDDCITFILNYVKQSGCNGFADDEIYSLALHYYDEDDIDIGKPLTNCKVVVNHTIELSEAEKAEARRQAMQKATDEAYRKITQGKNKTKKTETTTQSSLF; the protein is encoded by the coding sequence ATGGCACAAGAGAATAAAGCGACCGATTATTTCAAACAGACGATCCAAAGCTATTTACAGCGCCGGGCGCAGGAGGACGAATTGTTCGCACCCCGGTACGCCGACCCGAAGAAGAACATCGACGACTGTATAACATTTATCCTCAATTACGTGAAGCAAAGCGGGTGCAACGGCTTCGCGGACGATGAAATCTACTCGCTCGCCCTGCACTACTACGACGAGGACGACATCGACATCGGCAAGCCCCTCACTAATTGTAAAGTTGTGGTGAACCATACTATCGAACTCTCCGAAGCGGAGAAAGCCGAAGCACGGCGCCAAGCCATGCAAAAAGCAACGGACGAAGCCTACCGGAAAATTACGCAGGGTAAAAACAAGACCAAGAAGACCGAAACAACCACCCAGTCATCACTATTTTAA
- a CDS encoding PcfJ domain-containing protein: MKPRNKFQQKAVEASKKLPPLTPAQERWAYTKVIESVGQRTRKGVVTCLDCGKVFHNDTKQQYCTCPACGTRLRIENTRRQKFQQREYVTYITACDGMQVVRVFMVNYYAKVGRPLNRFCHEVMQRWIAPDGKYCTLARSRVWGTIYYDLWIYSSDLELHGESWVYDKIYTDDIYPRMKLIPELKRTGYKGGLYGQNPTTLFRVLLSDNRAESLLKMGQDCLLQLYLNDSGRRFDKYWPSIRIAVRNGYKITDATTWCDYIDALRTLGKDLHSPKYVCPADLEREHDRCIAKIARREAEREIAENLSAHFQKECAYHRAKAKFFGLAFSDGQIVVRVLESVKEIIMEGKAMHHCVGTNEYYKKADSLIFSATIDGKRIETVEVSLSQLKVIQSRGVCNKQTEYHDKIVQLVNDNMLLIQKRIAA, from the coding sequence ATGAAACCGAGAAATAAATTCCAACAGAAAGCAGTCGAAGCAAGCAAGAAACTGCCACCGCTGACCCCGGCACAGGAACGCTGGGCCTACACAAAAGTTATCGAATCGGTAGGCCAGCGCACGAGAAAAGGTGTCGTTACCTGCCTCGACTGTGGCAAGGTGTTCCACAACGATACCAAACAGCAATATTGCACCTGTCCCGCCTGCGGAACACGCCTGCGGATAGAAAATACTCGCAGGCAGAAATTCCAGCAACGGGAATACGTTACCTATATAACCGCTTGCGACGGGATGCAGGTCGTGCGGGTGTTTATGGTGAATTATTATGCCAAAGTCGGACGACCGCTGAACCGCTTTTGCCACGAAGTCATGCAACGTTGGATAGCCCCCGACGGCAAATACTGCACACTCGCCCGGAGCCGGGTATGGGGAACGATATATTACGATCTGTGGATTTATTCGTCCGATTTGGAACTGCACGGCGAATCGTGGGTATATGACAAGATTTACACGGACGATATATACCCTCGTATGAAACTCATCCCCGAACTGAAACGAACGGGATATAAGGGTGGATTGTACGGTCAGAACCCTACGACCTTATTCCGTGTCCTGCTTTCGGATAACCGGGCGGAATCCCTGCTCAAAATGGGGCAAGACTGCCTATTACAACTGTATTTGAATGATAGCGGTCGGAGATTCGACAAATATTGGCCGAGTATCCGTATCGCCGTCCGCAACGGCTATAAAATCACGGATGCAACGACATGGTGCGACTATATAGACGCTTTGCGAACATTGGGCAAAGACCTGCACAGCCCCAAATATGTGTGCCCCGCAGACCTTGAACGGGAACATGACCGCTGTATAGCCAAAATCGCCCGCAGGGAAGCCGAACGGGAAATAGCCGAAAACCTCTCCGCACATTTTCAGAAAGAGTGCGCCTACCATAGAGCCAAAGCCAAATTCTTCGGCCTTGCGTTTTCGGACGGACAGATCGTCGTTCGGGTGTTGGAGAGTGTGAAAGAAATCATCATGGAGGGAAAGGCCATGCACCATTGCGTCGGCACGAACGAATACTATAAAAAAGCCGATTCGCTTATTTTTTCGGCAACCATTGACGGTAAACGCATCGAAACCGTAGAAGTATCCCTCTCCCAACTCAAAGTTATTCAAAGCCGGGGTGTATGCAACAAACAAACGGAGTACCACGACAAAATCGTGCAGCTTGTAAATGACAATATGCTCCTTATCCAAAAGCGCATTGCCGCCTAA